In the genome of Alphaproteobacteria bacterium, the window TTGCCATGCCATTGAGGTTTTAGAGCGGCACCAATCATCAAGCCTACACCGCGTATTTCTTCGAACATACCCAGTTCATCGCCCAGAGCTCGTAAAGTCGCAAAAATCTTTTCTGATTTTTGCGTTACATTCTGTTTTACGGCGGGGCTACGTAGTTTTTTCAGTGCTGCCAATGCAACATTGCACATGATGGGGTTGCCACCAAAAGTGGAGCCGTGACTACCAAACTGAAACGTATCTTCTGCTTTTTCTCCCACAAGCATTGCGCCAATAGGAATGCCACAGCCAAGGGCTTTGGCAAGAGTTACAATGTCGGGTTTGGCATTGGCATATCCCATATAAGCTAAGAAATGTCCGGTACGTTCCATGCCGCATTGGATTTCGTCCAATACTAACAAGGCATCGTGTTTATCGCAAAGCTTGCGCAAATGCGCAAGAAAATCTGGATGCGCTGGTACAATACCGCCTTCGCCCTGTACCGGTTCTACCATAATGGCGCAGGTTTTATCGCTTACGGCTTTTTCTATGGCGTCAAAATCGTTGAATGCTACATAGGTGAATCCGCCGGGTAGTGGCTCGTACCCTTCTTGATACTTAGGTTGAGCGGTGGCGGTAACAGCGGCTAATGTGCGACCATGGAAGGACCCGGTAAATGTGATGATTTCGCGTTTATCTGCTGTGCGTCCATTATTAGCAGCATATTTGCGTACCAGTTTAATAGCGGCTTCGTTGGCTTCGGTACCAGAGTTGCAAAAATATACCCGCTTGGCAAAATCAGAGGCTTCTACCAGTTGCTCGGCCAAATCCACAGGCGGCTGCGTAAAAAAGATATTGCTGGTATGCCACAGTTTATTTGCTTGATCGGTGAGAGCTTTTACAAGGTCGGGATCGCTGTGTCCAAGGGAACACACGGCGATTCCGCTAC includes:
- a CDS encoding aspartate aminotransferase family protein gives rise to the protein MTKSDTISPLTSQSRSLVEKGQKYFLPNYKPREMILDHGKGARIWDADGNEFIDLGSGIAVCSLGHSDPDLVKALTDQANKLWHTSNIFFTQPPVDLAEQLVEASDFAKRVYFCNSGTEANEAAIKLVRKYAANNGRTADKREIITFTGSFHGRTLAAVTATAQPKYQEGYEPLPGGFTYVAFNDFDAIEKAVSDKTCAIMVEPVQGEGGIVPAHPDFLAHLRKLCDKHDALLVLDEIQCGMERTGHFLAYMGYANAKPDIVTLAKALGCGIPIGAMLVGEKAEDTFQFGSHGSTFGGNPIMCNVALAALKKLRSPAVKQNVTQKSEKIFATLRALGDELGMFEEIRGVGLMIGAALKPQWHGKAGEITELCRQHGVLVLVAGPNVLRFLPPLNITDEELETGMDRVKTALKEYLAQ